A window of the Opitutaceae bacterium genome harbors these coding sequences:
- a CDS encoding LacI family DNA-binding transcriptional regulator, protein MSKARVTLADVARRAGVHPTTVSVALRDSPRIPEKTRVRLKLIAEEMGYVPDPGARALAGYRGNTNAPRSVIPIGYITNWHTRWGWKEVTAHPDFFEGASQRAAELGLSIEHFWLREPGLTHGRLSQILDSRGITGIIIASHVREIDEELQFAWERFSAVKIDYFPHFPELAMVTSDQMNAVRIAVQRALAAGYRRIGFVMDDGYDITVDRLWSAGFVWEQQAIHPADRIPAYMIPGNAPLNEWIREHRPDVIIGKAEWVLPTLNGMGLAVPRDMSFIDVFLEDATGELAGVRQNHCSVGAAAVDILSGLIRHNSRGIPEIPIRTLIEGTWVDGRSLPGRHAVSRTR, encoded by the coding sequence ATGAGCAAGGCGCGTGTGACCCTTGCCGATGTGGCTCGAAGAGCCGGTGTCCATCCGACGACCGTTTCAGTGGCGCTGCGCGACAGTCCCCGGATCCCCGAGAAGACGAGGGTGCGGTTGAAGCTGATTGCCGAGGAAATGGGTTATGTGCCGGATCCCGGGGCGCGTGCCCTGGCGGGCTACCGGGGGAATACGAACGCTCCGAGGTCGGTGATTCCCATCGGCTACATCACCAATTGGCATACGCGTTGGGGTTGGAAAGAGGTGACGGCCCACCCGGATTTCTTCGAGGGGGCGAGTCAGCGGGCGGCGGAGCTCGGACTCTCCATCGAGCACTTCTGGTTGCGGGAGCCGGGTCTGACCCACGGACGTCTCAGCCAGATCCTCGATTCCCGCGGGATCACCGGCATCATCATTGCATCGCACGTCCGGGAAATTGATGAAGAGCTGCAATTCGCCTGGGAACGGTTCAGTGCGGTCAAGATCGACTATTTTCCCCATTTCCCGGAGTTGGCGATGGTGACCAGTGACCAGATGAACGCGGTCCGCATCGCCGTGCAGAGGGCGTTGGCTGCGGGTTACCGGCGGATCGGCTTTGTCATGGACGACGGCTATGATATCACGGTGGATCGCCTTTGGAGCGCCGGTTTCGTCTGGGAACAGCAGGCGATTCATCCGGCAGACCGAATTCCGGCCTACATGATACCCGGGAATGCGCCGCTGAACGAGTGGATTCGTGAACACCGGCCCGATGTGATCATCGGCAAGGCAGAATGGGTATTGCCGACCCTGAACGGGATGGGTTTGGCGGTTCCCCGGGATATGAGTTTCATCGATGTGTTTCTCGAGGATGCCACCGGTGAGTTGGCCGGAGTCCGGCAGAATCACTGCTCGGTGGGTGCCGCCGCGGTCGATATTCTTTCCGGACTGATCCGTCACAATTCGCGGGGCATACCTGAAATCCCGATCCGCACATTAATCGAGGGTACGTGGGTGGATGGGCGCTCGTTACCCGGCAGACATGCCGTCAGCCGCACCCGGTGA
- a CDS encoding vanadium-dependent haloperoxidase: MSSRRVVCAFLYGLVLSTFSGAAAENPILSWNEEVVNTTRLSRNPAPVAALHFATFHVALFDTVNSFSGTYEGWLIHDRAPEGADPDAAVASAARTVLDALWKGEANPLNIEAAYLRAIERIPEGASREAGVAWGRKVAEAVLTERARTPLLPPEEDYTSTEPGIWRGTPPGFRPPVAPRLDEVKPFVVESASQFRAPPPPAFDSREYAEEIAYVNRVGARDGAERTEYQTLSSPFWSDDLGTASPPGHWNVIARDIVRHRGLSTLETARLYALLNMAAADAGITCWETKYHYRMWRPETAIREMDTSMNPWTQQNPDFIPNMASPAFPSYTSGHSTYTAAMTRLLERFLGTDEVEFTCTSDGLPGAVRSFRRLSEARNEVGMSRIWGGIHIMSDNLEGQKAGIRVADWVFEHSLLPLD, from the coding sequence ATGAGTAGCAGAAGGGTTGTATGTGCGTTTCTCTACGGTTTGGTCCTGTCCACGTTCTCTGGCGCGGCCGCGGAAAATCCGATTCTCTCCTGGAACGAGGAAGTGGTCAACACGACCCGGCTTTCCCGGAATCCGGCACCGGTGGCCGCTCTTCATTTTGCGACGTTTCATGTAGCGCTGTTCGACACGGTGAACAGCTTCAGCGGCACCTATGAGGGCTGGTTGATCCATGACCGGGCTCCCGAGGGCGCGGATCCAGATGCGGCGGTGGCCAGTGCGGCGCGAACCGTGCTGGATGCCCTGTGGAAAGGCGAGGCCAATCCCCTGAATATCGAGGCCGCCTACCTTCGCGCCATCGAGCGGATACCGGAAGGGGCCTCCAGGGAGGCCGGGGTGGCCTGGGGACGGAAGGTCGCCGAGGCAGTCCTGACGGAGCGGGCCAGGACACCCCTATTGCCGCCCGAAGAGGACTATACCAGTACTGAACCCGGGATCTGGCGGGGGACGCCCCCGGGATTCCGGCCACCGGTGGCCCCACGGCTCGACGAGGTGAAGCCCTTTGTCGTGGAATCCGCCTCCCAGTTCAGGGCTCCGCCTCCACCGGCGTTCGACTCCCGGGAATACGCCGAAGAGATCGCTTATGTGAACCGGGTCGGGGCGCGGGATGGAGCCGAGCGCACGGAGTACCAGACCCTGAGCTCGCCCTTCTGGTCGGACGACCTCGGCACAGCCTCGCCTCCGGGACACTGGAATGTGATCGCACGGGATATCGTCAGGCACAGGGGACTCTCGACCCTGGAGACGGCTCGCCTCTATGCGCTGCTCAACATGGCGGCAGCCGACGCGGGCATCACCTGTTGGGAAACCAAGTACCACTACCGCATGTGGCGCCCGGAAACTGCCATCCGGGAGATGGATACATCGATGAATCCCTGGACTCAACAGAATCCCGATTTCATTCCAAATATGGCCTCGCCTGCTTTTCCATCCTACACGTCGGGCCACAGCACCTACACCGCGGCCATGACCCGGCTGCTCGAACGCTTCCTGGGAACCGATGAGGTCGAGTTCACCTGCACCTCGGACGGCTTGCCGGGCGCGGTCCGCTCCTTCCGCAGACTCTCGGAGGCGCGGAACGAAGTGGGCATGAGCCGGATCTGGGGCGGCATCCACATCATGTCCGACAATCTCGAGGGCCAGAAGGCCGGTATCCGGGTTGCGGATTGGGTATTCGAACATAGCCTGCTTCCTTTGGACTGA
- a CDS encoding VCBS repeat-containing protein — MLSARRSPLVVSIALLAGWSGGFAYETRPLRTSTPAAPGARPFSLLSEEQTHVNVPNVFDDPSMWGARFRELTLGSVETGIAIADFDQDGQPDIFAISKNGPCALYRQVAPFIFVDVAAVAGVTCPGPANNTGATAVDINQDGAMDLYVCRNDAPNLLFINNGDGTFEERAAEYGLAVRDSSVHALFADYDRDGDLDAYLVTNILDFDRNPKGRPDYLFRNNGDGTFVDVAESAGIWGATQGHTAIWFDPNGDGWPDLYVANDFETPDRFYLNKGDGTFADVVDQRLPHVTYFSMGADSGDLNNDGLVDFMVADMRDRTHAEYLTGIEEMGRGLWEMERVSELVPQYMWNAVYLNSGTERFLEVAHLLGMYATGWTFGARFADLDTDGRLDAFFTTGMIRNFLDADLVDRQNRAPSLAARAAMWKTTGPRTETTLAYRNLGDLAFADVSEEWGLNQAGVAFGCALADLDGDGDLDLVYSNYGAPPTIIRNDHSGGHRILVRLEGRAPNRDGIGSELILESASGRQVRQLFTERGIVASEPPLVHFGLGDDAVVSKLTIRWPLGQVQELEDLPVDRLIVVKEPPRDEERVSPAVAMARGHPKADFQENAADRGIRHISRIRPFDEFTRQRLLPRRMNGQGPALATGDVNSDGRVDVFITGLGGQSGVLYLGKDDGGFSVADSQPWAAAAEAEDLGAVFADVDGDGHPDLVVAAGGVAVERGDPLLNDRIYLNDGRGHFLPVAMGALPPDGESGGAVAADDFDGDGRVDLFVGGRLVPGHYPETPRSFLYRNNGDGTFVDVTDSLAPDLRSIGMVTAAEWADLDGDGKVDLVLALEWGPITCLRNTGTGLVPLDDQSGLSERTGWWSALAVADVNGDGRLDLVAGNVGLNTKYRASVDKPAVLFAGVFDRSGSEQLVEARFSEGRLMPERGRSKLSYVFPWITRKFPTFLAFSKASVEDIFGVERLSGVRRLTATELASGVYLNLSGPGKMRFEFHRLPREAQIAPINAVVARDLDGDGTIDLACVGNQFGPEPSTGRFDGGLGVILKGDGRGGFQAESPARSGFVVPGEARSVAALESEADAGPSLLVGRSGGPVLLFTPD; from the coding sequence ATGCTGTCCGCCCGACGTTCCCCCCTGGTTGTCTCGATCGCGTTGCTGGCGGGTTGGTCCGGCGGGTTCGCTTATGAGACGCGACCGCTTCGCACCTCGACTCCGGCCGCCCCCGGAGCCAGGCCCTTCTCTCTCCTCTCGGAAGAGCAGACCCACGTGAACGTGCCCAATGTATTTGACGACCCGAGCATGTGGGGCGCTCGTTTCCGGGAGTTGACCCTGGGATCGGTGGAGACCGGGATCGCGATTGCGGATTTTGATCAGGATGGCCAGCCGGACATTTTCGCCATCTCGAAAAACGGACCCTGTGCCCTCTATCGACAGGTCGCGCCCTTCATTTTCGTGGATGTGGCCGCGGTGGCGGGGGTGACCTGCCCCGGCCCGGCGAACAACACCGGAGCCACCGCGGTCGACATCAACCAGGACGGCGCGATGGATCTTTATGTCTGTCGCAACGACGCGCCCAATCTTCTGTTCATCAACAATGGCGACGGCACCTTCGAGGAGCGTGCCGCCGAATACGGTCTGGCGGTGCGGGATTCCTCGGTTCATGCGCTTTTCGCGGATTATGATCGGGACGGCGATCTCGATGCCTATCTGGTGACCAATATCCTGGACTTTGACCGGAATCCGAAGGGCCGTCCGGACTACCTTTTCCGCAACAATGGCGACGGGACATTCGTCGATGTGGCGGAGTCTGCCGGGATCTGGGGTGCCACCCAGGGTCATACCGCGATCTGGTTTGATCCGAACGGTGATGGCTGGCCCGACCTTTATGTGGCCAACGATTTTGAAACACCGGACCGCTTTTATCTCAACAAGGGTGACGGCACCTTTGCCGATGTCGTTGATCAGCGCCTGCCACACGTGACCTATTTCTCGATGGGGGCCGATTCAGGAGACCTCAACAACGATGGCCTGGTTGATTTCATGGTGGCGGACATGCGCGACCGTACCCATGCGGAATACCTGACCGGAATCGAAGAGATGGGCCGGGGCCTTTGGGAGATGGAACGGGTTTCCGAACTGGTCCCCCAGTACATGTGGAATGCTGTTTACCTGAACTCGGGAACCGAACGTTTCCTCGAGGTGGCCCACCTTCTGGGAATGTACGCGACCGGCTGGACCTTTGGCGCCCGTTTTGCCGACCTGGACACGGACGGCCGGCTCGACGCCTTCTTCACCACCGGCATGATCCGCAACTTCCTGGATGCCGATCTGGTCGACCGGCAGAACCGGGCGCCGTCGCTGGCCGCCCGCGCAGCGATGTGGAAGACGACCGGACCGAGAACCGAAACGACCCTGGCCTACCGCAACCTCGGCGACCTCGCCTTTGCGGATGTATCCGAAGAATGGGGTCTGAACCAGGCGGGCGTGGCTTTTGGTTGTGCCCTGGCCGACCTTGACGGAGACGGCGACCTTGACCTGGTCTACTCGAATTACGGCGCACCACCCACGATCATCCGCAACGACCATTCGGGAGGTCACCGGATCCTCGTCAGGCTCGAGGGACGGGCGCCGAATCGCGACGGGATCGGATCCGAGTTGATCCTTGAGTCAGCCTCGGGCCGACAGGTCCGGCAGCTCTTCACCGAAAGGGGCATTGTGGCCAGCGAACCTCCGCTCGTGCATTTTGGGCTGGGGGACGACGCGGTCGTCTCAAAACTGACGATCCGTTGGCCTCTGGGCCAGGTGCAGGAACTTGAAGACCTGCCGGTGGATCGTCTGATTGTGGTGAAGGAACCGCCCCGGGATGAGGAACGGGTTTCTCCGGCTGTCGCGATGGCTCGCGGCCATCCGAAGGCCGATTTTCAGGAGAATGCCGCCGACCGCGGGATCAGGCATATCAGCCGGATTCGTCCTTTTGACGAATTCACCCGGCAACGGCTGTTGCCCCGTCGGATGAATGGTCAGGGGCCTGCGCTGGCCACGGGCGATGTCAACTCGGACGGACGGGTGGACGTCTTCATCACCGGCCTGGGCGGGCAGTCGGGCGTGCTCTATCTCGGAAAGGATGATGGCGGGTTTTCGGTGGCGGATTCACAGCCCTGGGCAGCGGCTGCGGAAGCGGAGGATCTCGGGGCGGTCTTTGCCGACGTCGACGGCGACGGTCATCCCGATCTCGTCGTCGCGGCCGGAGGGGTGGCGGTGGAGCGTGGGGATCCCCTCCTGAATGACCGGATCTATCTCAACGACGGGAGGGGGCACTTTCTTCCGGTCGCCATGGGCGCGCTTCCTCCCGACGGAGAGAGTGGCGGGGCGGTCGCGGCTGATGATTTTGATGGAGATGGCCGGGTCGATCTCTTCGTGGGCGGGCGGCTGGTTCCGGGACATTATCCGGAGACCCCCCGGAGCTTCCTCTATCGCAATAACGGCGACGGGACCTTCGTTGATGTGACGGACAGCCTCGCCCCGGATCTGCGTTCGATCGGCATGGTCACGGCGGCCGAGTGGGCGGATCTGGACGGCGATGGGAAGGTCGACCTCGTGCTGGCGCTGGAATGGGGGCCGATTACCTGTCTGCGCAATACCGGGACGGGCCTTGTCCCGCTGGATGATCAATCGGGATTGTCTGAGCGGACGGGGTGGTGGAGCGCCCTGGCGGTGGCCGACGTCAATGGCGACGGCCGATTGGACCTGGTCGCCGGTAATGTGGGACTGAATACGAAGTACCGGGCGAGCGTTGACAAACCGGCGGTTCTCTTCGCCGGGGTCTTTGATCGTTCAGGAAGTGAGCAGCTGGTTGAAGCGCGGTTCTCGGAAGGTCGCCTGATGCCCGAGCGAGGACGGAGCAAACTGAGCTATGTCTTCCCCTGGATTACCCGTAAGTTTCCCACGTTTTTGGCCTTCTCCAAGGCCAGTGTTGAGGACATTTTCGGAGTGGAGCGATTGTCGGGGGTTCGCAGACTGACGGCGACCGAGCTGGCCAGCGGTGTTTATCTGAATCTGTCGGGACCGGGGAAGATGCGGTTCGAGTTCCATCGTCTTCCGCGTGAGGCCCAGATTGCCCCGATAAATGCCGTGGTGGCCCGTGATCTTGATGGCGACGGCACGATCGATCTGGCCTGTGTGGGCAACCAGTTTGGCCCGGAACCCAGTACCGGTCGTTTCGACGGTGGACTGGGTGTGATCCTGAAGGGGGACGGCCGCGGCGGATTCCAGGCCGAGTCGCCGGCTCGATCGGGATTTGTTGTTCCCGGAGAGGCGCGTTCGGTCGCGGCCCTGGAGTCGGAGGCTGATGCGGGACCTTCCCTCCTGGTGGGACGGAGCGGCGGACCGGTCCTGCTTTTCACGCCTGACTGA
- a CDS encoding DUF255 domain-containing protein has translation MKRLCLGLVFLLPFNSFVSAEDLGQARSAFIRDHAGSPVHWMAWGEGVFERSREENKPVFLVIGTFSSELGRAMREQSFGHEENAALLNENFVCVLVDRDEFPGLAALNQVWVRSIKQLRGWPLNLWLTPELKPFEGANYLPPSDEWGNVGFVSMTKQVIAAWNADPDSLRRRAEADAASVESNESTSVGGALDAAELAELVGEFGADWMAVHDGETRGFGDPPRYPQPELLRFLLRSGIDSQKAAVATLHAMATGGVRDPLDGGFFRYARDAGWLFPNFQKSVADQARIALAYLDAARMTGDAFYGAIARGVLDFALTMKADGHGFIATEDGMSDSILPGFLWAAEEIRSIVGKPEADSFLRAYGATDDGNLPGDIYLGVDTTGKNVLHGFADPDGFLEARMRLLAHRDERAKPRRDSAATSGTHGLLLTAFARGGAELDEPRFVRAAAGLAGFVQDECVLPTGLLRAGPGIESEATARDYVLVLDGLLTYAETAGDASAAEWGRSLAEKTVARYGDPAAGRFFATPEAGGPGIWARVHLPQPDKTDLPGAETAFIDAWSRHGLGHTLELDIGPYVTGVVDAMEMDIERAKGDQLLALRVFLDASR, from the coding sequence ATGAAGCGGCTCTGTCTCGGTTTGGTTTTCCTTCTTCCTTTCAACAGCTTCGTGTCGGCCGAGGATCTCGGTCAAGCGCGCTCGGCCTTTATCCGGGATCACGCCGGGTCGCCGGTGCACTGGATGGCCTGGGGGGAGGGCGTCTTTGAGCGCTCCCGCGAAGAGAACAAACCCGTCTTCCTGGTCATCGGCACTTTCTCCAGCGAGCTGGGTCGGGCCATGCGGGAGCAGTCGTTCGGGCACGAGGAAAACGCGGCACTCCTGAACGAGAATTTCGTCTGTGTTCTTGTGGATCGGGACGAGTTTCCCGGACTCGCCGCGCTCAACCAGGTCTGGGTGCGTTCGATCAAACAACTGCGGGGGTGGCCTCTCAACCTCTGGCTGACGCCCGAGTTGAAGCCCTTTGAAGGCGCCAATTATCTGCCTCCGTCGGATGAATGGGGAAACGTAGGATTTGTCAGCATGACAAAGCAGGTGATTGCCGCGTGGAATGCGGACCCGGATTCACTGAGGAGGCGGGCGGAGGCCGATGCGGCCAGCGTGGAGTCGAATGAATCCACCTCCGTCGGCGGTGCACTCGATGCGGCTGAACTCGCCGAATTGGTCGGGGAGTTCGGAGCGGACTGGATGGCGGTCCACGACGGGGAAACCCGGGGATTCGGAGATCCGCCGCGCTATCCGCAGCCGGAGCTGCTCCGGTTTCTGCTTCGCTCCGGAATTGACAGCCAGAAGGCGGCGGTGGCCACGCTTCATGCCATGGCGACGGGAGGCGTGCGTGATCCGCTCGATGGCGGCTTCTTTCGCTACGCCCGCGACGCGGGATGGCTCTTTCCCAATTTCCAGAAATCCGTGGCCGACCAGGCGAGGATTGCCCTGGCCTACCTCGATGCGGCCCGAATGACGGGCGACGCATTCTACGGAGCGATCGCACGCGGCGTCCTGGATTTCGCGCTGACTATGAAAGCAGACGGGCACGGTTTCATCGCGACGGAAGATGGCATGTCCGATTCGATTCTGCCCGGTTTTCTCTGGGCGGCCGAGGAGATCCGGTCGATTGTCGGCAAACCGGAGGCCGATTCGTTTCTGCGTGCCTACGGTGCGACAGATGACGGCAATCTTCCCGGAGACATTTATCTCGGGGTCGATACTACCGGGAAGAATGTCCTCCACGGCTTCGCGGATCCCGATGGTTTCCTGGAGGCACGAATGCGGCTTCTGGCCCACCGGGACGAACGGGCGAAGCCGCGACGCGACAGTGCGGCCACGAGCGGGACCCACGGCCTGCTGCTGACGGCGTTTGCGCGGGGTGGTGCAGAATTGGATGAACCGCGTTTCGTCCGAGCCGCCGCCGGCCTGGCCGGTTTTGTGCAGGATGAATGCGTGCTGCCGACCGGACTGTTGCGGGCGGGACCGGGAATCGAAAGTGAAGCGACGGCACGTGACTACGTGCTCGTGCTGGATGGTCTGCTCACCTATGCCGAGACCGCCGGCGATGCGTCAGCGGCCGAATGGGGACGATCGCTGGCCGAAAAGACGGTCGCACGCTATGGGGATCCCGCCGCCGGGCGTTTCTTTGCCACGCCTGAAGCGGGTGGTCCCGGGATCTGGGCCCGGGTCCACCTGCCCCAACCGGACAAGACGGATCTCCCGGGGGCGGAGACGGCTTTCATCGACGCCTGGAGCCGGCACGGACTGGGACATACTCTAGAGCTCGATATCGGACCCTATGTCACCGGAGTGGTCGACGCCATGGAGATGGACATCGAACGGGCGAAAGGCGACCAATTGCTGGCGTTGAGGGTGTTCCTCGATGCCAGCCGTTGA
- a CDS encoding AbrB/MazE/SpoVT family DNA-binding domain-containing protein gives MKKKTVTTKKVPAPRKTRKTAARKPAARRKAPALRGSKNQPVRKITKTGTYTYYVTIPKSLIDQLGWREKQKVVVVKEGDTLVVRDWK, from the coding sequence ATGAAAAAGAAGACCGTCACCACGAAGAAGGTGCCCGCCCCCAGGAAGACCCGCAAGACCGCTGCCCGGAAGCCGGCGGCCCGCAGGAAGGCCCCCGCCCTGCGCGGAAGCAAGAACCAGCCGGTTCGCAAGATCACCAAGACCGGCACCTACACCTACTACGTGACCATCCCGAAGTCGCTGATCGACCAACTCGGGTGGAGGGAGAAGCAGAAGGTTGTGGTGGTGAAGGAAGGCGATACCCTCGTCGTCCGGGACTGGAAATAG
- a CDS encoding glycosyl transferase: MRTSLESDLLEPSTAHLRFCTGLHCRLMTDSRKPVNIICMKWGTKFGPEYANRLHGMVGRHLKRSHRFVCFTDDANGLHPGIEARPLPPMDLPPGKERGWRKLSTFQRPLADLDGTTLFLDLDVVILRDIDCFFDPPGDFLIARDWMFARPWRSTGNSSVYRFEAGAHPEVYAEFIADIDAVKARVRNEQAYLSRWMKRAGKFQFWPEGWCVSFKGHCVPPFPINTWKAPERPKEAKIVIFHGNPTPAQALAGRFDGPLRTVRPTRWVAEAWEGR, encoded by the coding sequence TTGCGAACATCCCTCGAATCAGATCTTCTCGAACCGTCCACCGCCCACCTCCGATTCTGCACCGGCCTCCACTGCCGCCTCATGACCGACTCCCGCAAGCCCGTAAACATCATCTGCATGAAGTGGGGGACCAAGTTTGGTCCCGAATACGCCAACCGCCTTCACGGGATGGTCGGCCGCCATCTCAAGCGGTCCCATCGGTTTGTCTGCTTCACGGATGATGCCAACGGACTCCATCCGGGAATTGAGGCCCGGCCCTTGCCCCCGATGGATCTGCCACCGGGCAAGGAGCGTGGGTGGCGAAAACTGAGCACCTTCCAGCGTCCCCTGGCTGATCTCGACGGCACCACGCTTTTCCTCGATCTCGATGTGGTCATCCTTCGCGACATCGATTGCTTCTTTGACCCGCCGGGTGATTTTCTCATTGCCCGGGACTGGATGTTTGCCCGTCCCTGGCGCAGTACCGGAAACAGCTCGGTCTACCGGTTCGAGGCCGGGGCGCATCCCGAGGTCTATGCGGAGTTCATTGCGGACATTGACGCAGTCAAGGCCCGGGTCCGCAATGAGCAGGCCTACCTTTCCCGATGGATGAAACGGGCCGGAAAGTTCCAGTTCTGGCCGGAGGGCTGGTGCGTGAGTTTCAAGGGACATTGCGTGCCCCCGTTTCCGATCAACACCTGGAAGGCTCCGGAACGGCCCAAGGAGGCGAAGATCGTTATTTTCCACGGGAATCCCACGCCGGCCCAGGCACTGGCCGGTCGATTCGATGGTCCGCTCCGGACGGTGCGTCCGACCAGGTGGGTGGCGGAGGCCTGGGAAGGGAGATAA
- a CDS encoding Gfo/Idh/MocA family oxidoreductase, which yields MKNRKVKVGVVGCGVVATAYYLPHLMGMENVELTAVCDLNEARIGHCQRLFGARQIYTDYFEMLEKSGIDAVFILTSPGSHVRFTLAAIEAGIHVLLQKPMATGMKDALAIARAVRKTELVALIEPSDHSPLDWRYDEVRRLIGKGVLGDPYWFACIGRGGTKKSAMSGGNPYGVGAFFSRDSGGMLFDFPYAPTMIVTLLGDCKSVQGLARISAPERWVVPDSEYDVFLEECRDPADCNYWTVVMEKEKTQKTTMEAPDNVYSLYEMANGWIGAFHIGRLFQQALPGVTFGNLEIYGTEGHLLLHTENFASICSTRTELLPKTDENGWYHIPHPKGPPNPAHLPIPGAFNYYHESCDHFIECIQEGKDPILNVEWGLHITEMMCGAIESAETGRRYEMTTTTKGFL from the coding sequence ATGAAAAACCGCAAAGTCAAAGTCGGCGTGGTCGGCTGCGGGGTGGTCGCAACGGCCTACTATCTGCCGCATCTGATGGGGATGGAGAACGTCGAGCTGACCGCGGTCTGTGACCTGAACGAGGCTCGGATCGGCCATTGTCAGCGGCTCTTCGGCGCGCGGCAGATCTACACCGATTACTTCGAAATGCTGGAGAAGTCGGGGATTGATGCGGTCTTCATCCTGACCAGTCCCGGCAGCCACGTGCGCTTCACTCTGGCGGCGATCGAGGCCGGCATCCACGTGCTTCTGCAGAAGCCGATGGCGACCGGGATGAAGGACGCCCTGGCCATCGCCCGGGCGGTCCGGAAGACAGAGTTGGTCGCCCTGATTGAACCAAGCGATCATTCGCCCCTTGATTGGCGCTATGACGAGGTCCGGCGGCTGATTGGAAAGGGTGTGCTCGGCGATCCTTATTGGTTTGCCTGCATCGGGCGCGGCGGTACGAAAAAGAGCGCCATGTCGGGCGGTAATCCCTACGGGGTCGGTGCCTTTTTCTCCAGGGATTCCGGAGGGATGCTTTTCGATTTTCCCTATGCGCCAACCATGATTGTGACTCTGCTGGGCGACTGCAAGAGTGTCCAGGGGCTGGCCAGGATCAGTGCGCCCGAGCGTTGGGTCGTTCCGGATTCGGAGTATGACGTCTTTCTGGAGGAGTGCCGCGATCCGGCTGACTGCAATTACTGGACGGTCGTGATGGAAAAGGAGAAGACGCAGAAAACCACGATGGAAGCGCCGGACAATGTCTACAGCCTCTACGAAATGGCCAACGGCTGGATCGGGGCCTTCCATATCGGCCGGCTCTTTCAACAGGCCCTGCCGGGTGTGACTTTCGGCAACCTAGAAATCTACGGCACGGAAGGACACCTTTTGCTGCACACGGAGAACTTCGCGTCGATCTGCTCGACCAGGACGGAGTTGCTGCCGAAGACGGATGAGAACGGGTGGTACCATATCCCGCACCCGAAGGGTCCGCCCAACCCCGCGCACCTGCCGATCCCGGGCGCCTTCAATTACTACCACGAGTCATGCGATCATTTCATTGAGTGCATCCAGGAAGGGAAAGACCCAATCCTCAATGTGGAATGGGGACTGCACATCACCGAGATGATGTGCGGGGCCATCGAGTCGGCCGAGACGGGGCGGCGTTACGAGATGACCACGACGACGAAGGGCTTCTTGTAG